gttgtttatttgtatagCTTGGCCTCTTTTGTTTACGTGTATAGATTGACCTCTGTTGTTGATGTGTATAATCTAGcatatgttgttgttgttgttgtgtatAGTCTGTCCCCAGTTGGTTTTGTTTTGGTATAATCTGACCTATGTTGCTTATGAGTATAGTCTGGCCTCAGATGCTGATGTGTATCATCTGGCATATGTTGTTGTATGTGTATAGTCTGGCCTctgttgtttatgtgtataGTCTGTCCTCTGTTGTCGTTGTTTACAGTCTGACCTctgttgtttatgtgtataGTCTGGCCTctgttgtttatgtgtataACCTCGCCTCTGTTGTTGATGTGTATAGTCTGGCCTGTGTTGTCTATGTTTACAGTCTGGCCTCTGTTGTTGACGTGTATAGTCTGGCAActgttgtttatgtgtatagtatgttttctgttgtttatttgtatagCATGGCATCTGTTGTTTATGTGTACAGTCTGgccttttttgtttatttgtacagTCTGGCCTCTGTTGTCTATGTTTACAGTCTGGCCTCTGTTGTTGATGTGTAAAGTCTGGCCTctgttgtttatgtgtataGTCTGTCCTCTGTTGTCGTTGTTTACAGTCTGGCTTCTGTTGTTGATGTGTATAGCCTGGCCTctgttgtttatgtgtataGTCTGGCCTctgttgtttatgtgtataGTCTGTCCTCTGTTGTCGTTGTTTACAGTCTGGCATCTGTTGTCTATGTTTACAGTCTGGCCTctgttgtttatgtgtataGTCTGTCCTCTGTTGTCGTTGTTTACAGTCTGGCCTCTGTTGTTGATGTCTATAGTCTGGcctttgttgtttatgtgtataGTCTGGCCTCTGTTGTTGATGTCTATAGTCTGGCCTctgttgtttatgtgtataGTCTGGTCTCTGTTGTCTATGTTTACAGTCTGGCCTCTGTTGTTGATGTGTATAGTCTGGCCTCTGTTGTCTATGTTTATAGTTTGACATctgttgtttatgtgtataATCTGACCtctgttgtttatgtttacagtCTGGCCTctgttgtttatgtgtataGCCTGGCCTCTGTTGTTTATGTGTACAGTCTGGccttttttgtttatgtttacagtCTGGCATCTGTTGTTTATGCGTATAGTATGTTTtctgttgtttatttgtatagCATGGCATCTGTTGTTTATGCGTATAGTCTGGCCTCTGTTGTCTATGTTTACAGTCTGGCATCTGTTGTCTATGTTTACAGTCTGGACTCTGTTGTTGATGTGTATAGTCTGGCCTCTGTTGTCTATGTTTACAGTCTGGAATATGTTGTCTACGTTTACAGTCTGGCCTCTGTTGTTGATGTGTATAGTCTGGCCTctgttgtttatgtgtataGTCTGGACTCTGTTGTTGATGTGTATAGCCTGGAATCTGTTGTCTATGTTTACAGTCTGGCCTCTGTTGTTGATGTGTATAGTCTGACCTctgttgtttatgtgtataGTCTGATCTCTGTTGCTTATGTGTATAATATGTCCtctgttgtatatatgtacagtcTGGccttttttgtttatgtttacagtCTGGcatctgttgtttgtgtgtataGTCTGGCCTCTGTTGTTGATGTGTATAGTCTGGTCTCTGGTGTTTATGTGTATAATATGTCCtctgttgtatatatgtacagtcTGTTTTCTGTTGTTGATGTGAATTGTCTTACCTctgttgtttatgtgtataGTCTGACCTctgttgtttatgtgtataATCTGACCTCTGTTGTTTAAGTGTATAGTCCGGACTCTGTTGTTTATTTGCATAGTTGTGTCCCTCTTGATTATGTATTAAATCGGATCCCCGTTGTTTATGTATTCAGTCAGGCCACTGCTGTTTTTGTATTCAGTTTGGtccttgttgttttgtttggaTTTTTTTAACCAGTATGGTCACTGTTTGGTCACTGTTGTTTTTATATCCAATCGGAACATGTTTTCTGTATTCAGTCTTATCTGCGCATTTGTATCTAGGCTTGTCCTTGTTGTTTATGATCTAGTGTAGCCTTTGTTTTGTATGTGCATAATCGTTTGGCCTATCTTGTTTTTGTATCCAATCagaaatatgttgttttatCAAGTATGACATCAGTTGTTTATACTTCCATTCTGATCTCTCTTGCTTTTGTATCCAGTCTTGTCTATGATTCCTATCCAATTGCACTTGTGTTGATTGTGTATCTGTTTTGGCCTTTGTTTTTGTATCCAGTCCAATCTGGCCTGTGCTGCTTATGTATCTAGCCAGACCTGTGTTGTTTAAGTGTCTAGCCAGACCtgtgttgtttatgtgtctAGCCAGACCtgtgttgtttatgtgtctAGCCAGACCtgtgttgtttatgtgtctAGCCAGACCtgtgttgtttatgtgtctAGCCAGACCTGTGTTATGTCAGTTAGCGCTGTTTGTTTATGTATGCCAGCGCTGTGTTGTTTATTGTCAGCCAGACTGTGTTTTTTATGATATCTAGCCAGACCTTTTTGTTTATGTATCTAAGACTTGTTGTTATGTATCAAGACTGACCTATGTTGTTTATGTATCTAGCCAGACCTGTGTTTTCGTATCCAGCCAGAcctgtgtttgttttgttttgtgtttgtttattgtatTCAGTCATGCATTGTTTTATGTGTCAGCCTTGACCTGTAATGTTATGTATAGGTCTAGACTTCGTTGTTTTCGCTCGTGTATTAATCTAGGACTGTTTATTATGTCTAGCCTGACCTGTGTTGTTTATTGTAAGTGGCTAATTATATGGCCAGTCTTGCCTGTAATGTTTATATGTCTAGCCTTGACAGCTGTTTTTGTATATAATCTAGCCTCTATCTAGTCTAgcctttgttgtttatttatctaattTTGACTTTGTTGTTATGTATCAAGACTGACCTATGTTGTTTATGTATCTAGCCTGGACTATTGTTTTCGTGTCCAATCTAGCCGCtggcttttgttttttttttgttttttttttgtattcagTCTTGCATCTGTTGTTGATGTGTCAAGCCATGACCTTCGTTGTTTATGTATCAGGTCTGATCTTCGTTGTTTTCGCTCGTTGTATTCAATATGGACTGTTTGATGTAATGTATTCAGCCTGACCTGTGTTGTTTCTGTCAAGTGGGGTCTGTATTCGTTATATACCCAGTCTTGATTGTGATGGTTATGTTGACGTATATTTAGTTTTGTTAATACCAAGTGGTCATTTACTTAGTTTCGGTGGTTCTACGTAGCCGTTTATCTAGATTCGTTGGTACACCAATGGTCACGTGTTTAGATTCGTTAGTACACCAATGGTCATTTGTTTAGATTCGTTGGTACACCAATGGTCATTTGTTTAGATTCGTTGGTACACCAATAGTCACGTGTTTAGATTCGTTGGTACACCAATGGTCATTTGTTTAGATTCGTTGGTACACCAATGGTCATGTGTTTAGATTCGTTGGTACATCAGTGGTCATGTGTTTAGATTCGTTGGTACACCAATGGTCATTTGTTTAGATTCGTTGGTACACCAATGGTCATGTGTTTAGATTCCTTGGTACATCAGTGATATGTGTTTAGATTTGATGGTACATCAATGGTCATGTGTTTAGATTTGATGGTACACCAATAGTCATGTGTTTAGATTCCTTGGTACATCAGTGGTCATGTGTTTAGATTTGAAGGTACATCATTGGTCATGTGTTTAGATTTGTTGGTACACCAATGGTCATTTGTTTAGATTCGTTGGTACATCAGTGGTCATGTGTTTAGATTCGTTGGTACACCAATGGTCATGTGTTTAGATTTGTTGGTACATCAGTGGTCATGTGTTTAGATTTGTTGGTACATCAAAGGTCATTTGTTTAGATTTGTTGGTACATCAAAGGTCATTTGTTTAGATTCGTTGGTACATCAGTGGTCATGTGTTTAGATTCGTTGGTACATCAGTGGTCATGTGTTTAGATTCGTTGGTACATCAGTGGTCATGTGTTTAGATTTGTTGGTACATCAATGGTCATGTGTTTAGATTCGTTGGTACATCAATGGTCATATGTTTAGATTTTTTACCATCTACGTGACAATGTGGTTTTGGTTAATTGCAACATCTAATCCAAATTATTGATCATTCGTTAGTATACATGTGACCATATCCTTTGTGCTGCGTTTCCATCATATAAACGAAATCATTGCGTAAATGCTGATCAGGTTGATGGTAGAAAGGTAGTTTTGCACGTGAGTTTGAATTGGCGGAGTTTgctattatcattatcattattaacgGACTTTCATTGGACGAGAGAAAAGATTAGAGAATGTGGAGTAGATATATAGTATGGAGTGACGGGTGAGAAAAGGGTAGAGAGAGGAGATTGGGGAGTCGTCTGTTGTAAATAATATAGAATATAGCTATAATTTTGAAGGTGACTCCTTATCCAAATAATAATTAAACCTAAAACCTATCTACAGAAATGTTTCTTGAGATAAGCCCTGCAGTAGATTAATCGATATGTAAAAATACAATTAAGTGAGCTTAAGATCCGAGTTCTGTTTGTGCTGTGAATGAGTTATCAGTTTCTGTATATCCCTATATTTCATACGGATACCAAATCTCTTTAAAAAGAATGAAATGTTGTGTCACTGTAGTGTTAAGTAATGTCTGCTGTTTTCTACGAAAGACGCCAAAACTTCCGAACTAACgtatttttttctaatgatGGTAAGCGGTATTCGGAATCCTCGGTACTGTTGGTATGCTAGGGATAAGATGGTGGTATTTAGGCCTTCTGAAAAAGTTCGTgtagtgtatgatatacatagCCATTTAAACTTTACAATTCATAAACCACCCTATGTGAGCAATTGTTCCACATTGTTGGGTGACAGAATTAAAAAGCAGCTCTTTAATTTCCTAGTCAACAGAGACGGTCAGTCTTATCCAGATATGGATTATATACGAAACataatgtatagatatgttTTCCTCTATTTCTCAGTAATATTCTCGAATACACATATTCCACAGAATAGCCAATTCATGACCATAGACCGTTTCATGGACGTATTCGAGTCGGGCCTACCAGCACAGCGGGGTGGAAATACTGACCGCCACAGCCAGCTCAACATATTGGATATCTTTGCTGCAGACATATCCGATTTGATAAATCTGTAATAATAAGTTTCAGTGAATTCTTGAATAtcgaaaatatatttgtattgtctCCCTTACACCGTGCAAAACGTCTTGTAGTTATGACTAAGGAGATGTGTTACGTAAGTCCGCGGACACGCGCagggaaattatttttaagtgCAGATTTATGTACACATATGCATCCTTCTTCTCTTTTCTAGTATTACAACTGCTAATTGTATCGAGCattaaaaatacatgtagttcgttatattttgtaattcaaACTTTGcttgaaaatgtttttagatGGTTTTAGTGTAATTTAATGGGTGTAACGTCATAGCGTTGCagttatttataaaaaaaactgtaacgGAACAAATTCTTAAAATCCATTAAGAATAAAGTGGCGTTTCCATACGCTGATACAAGCAAATCTGTCTAACGTTTGTACTAAAATACATATCCCCAAGTTTAGttcattaaacaaaatttcCTTTCGACAAAGATGATATTTTTCCACGACACAGGATTTCGTTTGGATGGATATCATAAGTTCGTGTGATTCACAGGATTTCGTTTcgaaatatatcataattttacCCTGGTCATAGGATTTCGTTTCAAAAGATATAACTTTGCCTGAATCACAAGATTTCGTTTCGACCaatattaatcatattttagCAAGTATCACAGATTTCGTTTCCAcacatattacatttttttcctGTAGGTATGACAATATTCCGTTTCGACAGATATTAAATATGTTTGCCTATATCACATGTTTTTCTGTAgacagatattatattttgtcGGTATCACAGGATTTCATTTCGATAGATATTTTTATTCTAACTGTAGCTCGGTATATCACTACGACAAATGAATTGTTTTTCCTAATTTTGTACATAATAAGGGCTTTCGTTTCGGCCGGTGTTGTCACACTGTGGTTAATATAGCCGGTTTTTATTTCTCCTACTCACACTTTagtatcatttgaaatatctcCATTCCAAATGGAGCG
The window above is part of the Pecten maximus chromosome 2, xPecMax1.1, whole genome shotgun sequence genome. Proteins encoded here:
- the LOC117342382 gene encoding coagulation factor V-like, coding for MPDCKHKQKRPDCTYIQQRTYYTHKQQRSDYTHKQQRSDYTHQQQRPDCKHRQQIPGYTHQQQSPDYTHKQQRPDYTHQQQRPDCKRRQHIPDCKHRQQRPDYTHQQQSPDCKHRQQMPDCKHRQQRPDYTHKQQMPCYTNKQQKTYYTHKQQMPDCKHKQKRPDCTHKQQRPGYTHKQQRPDCKHKQQRSDYTHKQQMSNYKHRQQRPDYTHQQQRPDCKHRQQRPDYTHKQQRPDYRHQQQRPDYTHKQQRPDYRHQQQRPDCKQRQQRTDYTHKQQRPDCKHRQQMPDCKQRQQRTDYTHKQQRPDYTHKQQRPGYTHQQQKPDCKQRQQRTDYTHKQQRPDFTHQQQRPDCKHRQQRPDCTNKQKRPDCTHKQQMPCYTNKQQKTYYTHKQQLPDYTRQQQRPDCKHRQHRPDYTHQQQRRGYTHKQQRPDYTHKQQRSDCKQRQQRTDYTHKQQRPDYTHTTTYAR